The DNA region GTTCGCTCGTGGACCACCGCCCAGCGGCCGGTCGGGTCCGTGGTGGCGGCGTTCAGGCGGCCGTACCCCCAGCTTCGGCCCGCCGCAACGAACCCCCGCTCCGCCGTCCAGGTGGCTCCGCCGCGGGCCCAGTCGACCAGGTCGTCGCCGCGCCAGCAGAGGGAGGTGGCCGGGTGCCCCTCGGACGCCAGCCGGGCTACGCGCGCCCAAGTGGTGGAAGAATCCATCGTCGGAGTAATCTAGCAGGTGCATGAGCCACTACCCCCACCTTCTCTCGCCGATCGATCTCGGCCCGATCTCCCTCCGGAACCGCGTCTTGATGGGCTCGATGCACACCGGGCTCGAGGACCGCTTCTTCAACTACGGCAAGCTCGCGGCCTACTTCGCCGAGCGGGCCCGCGGGGGCGTCGGGCTCATCGTCACCGGAGGCATCTCGCCCAACCGCCGCGGCTGGCTGCTCCCGGCCGGTGGGACCCTGAACCGCCGCGCGGACGTGCTGAGCCACCGGCGGGTGACTCGCGCCGTGCACGCGGAAGGGGGACGGATCGCGCTGCAGATCCTCCACGCCGGGCGCTACGGGTATCACCCCTTTCAGGTCTCCGCCTCGCGCGTGAAGTCACCGATCAATCCCTTCACCCCGCGCGCCATGAGCGAGAAGCTCATCCTCCGCACGATCGGCGACTACGCACGCTGCGCCGCGCTCGCCCGCGACGCAGGCTACGACGGCGTCGAGATCATGGGGAGCGAGGGGTACCTGCTGAACCAGTTTCTCTGCCGACGGGTGAACCGCCGCACGGATCGCTGGGGCGGGTCGATCGAACAGCGGGTGGAGCTTCCGGTGCAGATCGTGAGAGCGGTCCGCGAGGCCGCCGGGGCCGGATTTCTCCTCGTCTATCGCCTCTCGCTCCTCGACCTGGTGGAGGGGGGGAACACCTGGGACGAGATCGTGACGGCTGCCACGGCGCTCGCCGGAGCGGGGGTGCACCTCCTGAACACGGGCATCGGCTGGCACGAAGCCCGCGTGCCGACCATCGTGACCAGCGTGCCGCGCGCGGCCTTCCGCGCGGTCACGGCCCGCCTGCGCCGGGAACTCTCGATCCCTGTCTGCGCCTCGAACCGCATCAACACCCCCGAGGTCGCGGAGGAGATCCTCGCACGGGGCGAAGCCGACCTGGTCTCGCTCGCGCGGCCGCTGCTGGCCGACCCGGAGTTCGTGGCCAAGGCAGCGAGCGGTCGTGCCGAGGAGATCAACACCTGCATCGCCTGCAACCAGGCCTGCCTGGACCACGCCTTCGCGCTTCGGCGCGTGAGCTGCCTGGTGAACCCGCGCGCCTGTCGCGAGACCGAGCTTCTCGTGCGGAGCGCGCCGCAAGCGAAGCGCATTGCGGTGGTCGGGGGCGGCGTCGCCGGGCTGGCCGCGGCCACGACCGCGGCGGAGCGGGGTCATCAGGTCACGCTCTTCGAGGCCGCGGAGGCGCTCGGCGGTCAATTCCGTCTGGCCGCCCGCATCCCCGGCAAGGAGGAGTTCCGCGAGACGATCCGCTACTACGCGAAGCGGCTCGAGCTGACCGGCGTGCGAGTCCGGCTCGGGACCCGGGTCGAGCGACGGGACCTCGCGTCGGGCTTCGACGAGGTGGTCGTGGCGACGGGAGTCGTGCCCCGGCGGCCGTCCCTCGAGGGGATCGATCACCCCAAGGTCCTCACCTACGCCGAGCTTTTGCGGAGCGAGCGCGAGCTCGGTGCACGCGTGGCGATCATCGGCGCCGGGGGGATCGGCGTGGACGTGGCCGAGTA from Deltaproteobacteria bacterium includes:
- a CDS encoding NADPH-dependent 2,4-dienoyl-CoA reductase, whose amino-acid sequence is MSHYPHLLSPIDLGPISLRNRVLMGSMHTGLEDRFFNYGKLAAYFAERARGGVGLIVTGGISPNRRGWLLPAGGTLNRRADVLSHRRVTRAVHAEGGRIALQILHAGRYGYHPFQVSASRVKSPINPFTPRAMSEKLILRTIGDYARCAALARDAGYDGVEIMGSEGYLLNQFLCRRVNRRTDRWGGSIEQRVELPVQIVRAVREAAGAGFLLVYRLSLLDLVEGGNTWDEIVTAATALAGAGVHLLNTGIGWHEARVPTIVTSVPRAAFRAVTARLRRELSIPVCASNRINTPEVAEEILARGEADLVSLARPLLADPEFVAKAASGRAEEINTCIACNQACLDHAFALRRVSCLVNPRACRETELLVRSAPQAKRIAVVGGGVAGLAAATTAAERGHQVTLFEAAEALGGQFRLAARIPGKEEFRETIRYYAKRLELTGVRVRLGTRVERRDLASGFDEVVVATGVVPRRPSLEGIDHPKVLTYAELLRSERELGARVAIIGAGGIGVDVAEYLLHDAVETPEAWLRSWGIDLASRQAGGLTPPERPSPRRELWLLQRRPKGKKMGAGPGKTSGWVHKVTLERAGVHLLGGVEYLRVDDAGLHLRHEGERKVLPVDHVVLCAGQESVRDLVATDAQGKAADPRYHVIGGAELAAELDAKRAIRQGTELGARL